The Pseudomonas azadiae genome contains a region encoding:
- a CDS encoding DUF3426 domain-containing protein, translating to MTDSFVTQCPHCQARFRVNHAQLSVARGVVRCGSCLQVFNAARQLLQQRGQAPAPEPGVPVEAAPEPVRAISQKQWTAEELDLDNLDLDEELAKLERREIPHTVPAGAERRHQDESFSASRDTVKAEEEKWAASLFSEPPGERVQAPQDEPEPTSVAATRQRTEPSMSLHTDDIDDEPPLRSTPEDDDIDPPFTPLTQSADDVEPEERPKPRRKRPRAEAGVHDDLLQDLEDDPLHLYTQKRPAGLGRRLVWLLLVLIAAAGLAAQYIAYQFDDLARQDAYRPWFQQLCPTLGCTVPSRVDIAHIKSSNLVVRSHPDFAGALVVDAILYNRATFSQPFPLLELRFADLNGGLIASRRFKPGEYLSGELAGVSEMPSQVPIHISLDILDPGNKAVNYSLSFHSPE from the coding sequence ATGACCGACAGTTTCGTCACCCAGTGCCCGCATTGCCAAGCACGCTTTCGCGTCAACCACGCTCAATTGAGCGTGGCTCGCGGCGTGGTTCGCTGCGGCTCGTGCCTGCAAGTGTTCAATGCGGCGCGCCAGTTGCTGCAGCAACGCGGCCAAGCGCCTGCGCCCGAACCGGGCGTGCCGGTCGAGGCGGCGCCTGAGCCGGTGCGCGCAATCAGCCAGAAGCAGTGGACCGCCGAAGAACTGGACCTGGACAACCTGGACCTGGACGAAGAGCTCGCCAAGCTGGAACGCCGCGAGATCCCGCACACGGTGCCCGCCGGCGCAGAACGTCGCCATCAGGACGAATCCTTCAGCGCCAGCCGCGACACGGTTAAGGCCGAAGAAGAAAAATGGGCCGCCAGCCTGTTCAGCGAACCGCCTGGAGAGCGCGTCCAGGCCCCTCAAGACGAGCCCGAACCGACGAGCGTCGCTGCGACCCGGCAACGCACTGAGCCGTCCATGTCGCTGCACACCGACGATATCGATGATGAGCCGCCCTTGCGCTCAACACCAGAAGATGACGACATCGATCCGCCGTTCACGCCGCTGACCCAATCAGCGGATGACGTCGAGCCCGAAGAACGCCCCAAGCCCCGTCGCAAGCGCCCGCGCGCCGAAGCGGGCGTGCACGACGACTTGCTGCAAGACCTCGAAGACGATCCGCTGCACCTCTATACGCAAAAGCGTCCGGCCGGCCTTGGCCGTCGCCTGGTCTGGCTGTTGCTGGTACTGATTGCCGCCGCCGGCCTCGCCGCCCAGTACATCGCCTATCAATTCGACGACCTGGCCCGCCAGGACGCGTATCGCCCATGGTTCCAGCAATTGTGCCCTACGCTGGGCTGCACCGTGCCGTCGCGGGTCGATATCGCCCATATCAAGAGCAGCAACCTGGTGGTGCGCAGCCATCCGGATTTCGCCGGGGCGCTGGTGGTGGACGCGATCCTCTATAACCGCGCGACCTTCTCCCAGCCCTTCCCGCTGCTGGAGCTGCGCTTTGCCGACCTGAACGGCGGCCTGATCGCCAGTCGCCGCTTCAAACCCGGCGAATACCTCAGCGGCGAACTGGCCGGCGTAAGCGAAATGCCATCGCAGGTACCGATCCATATTTCCCTGGATATCCTCGACCCAGGCAACAAAGCTGTGAATTACAGCCTGAGCTTCCACTCACCCGAGTGA